Proteins from a genomic interval of Methanofollis formosanus:
- a CDS encoding homocitrate synthase family protein: protein MKKLHVEICDVTLRDGEQTPGVTFTREDKMEIASLLDATGVEVIEAGFPAVSAKEQEAVRAVCRMDLGARICALSRARKGDVDAALDCGVDMIGLFAATSDLHIRTKYKKSREEVMAETCAMIEYAHDHGVQVRFGAEDASRTDLKDLIDAYRQATEAGADLATFADTVGCMTPMETFERMQAIRREVDLPLCIHCHDDLGCATANTLVAAEAGAFQLHTTVNGLGERAGNTPLEEVLVVLATKAGINRYDLSQIGALSDLVARTSGVEVARNKAVVGANAFAHESGIHIAALLEDPSTYEYYRPALVGRERTFVLGKHTGRHAIEHVAASLGYHLNDEGVRWVLHEVKRRSEAKCNVTPEVLRDLLCTAVRGREVRG, encoded by the coding sequence ATGAAAAAGTTGCATGTTGAGATCTGTGATGTAACATTGCGTGACGGCGAACAGACGCCGGGCGTCACGTTTACCCGTGAAGATAAGATGGAGATCGCGTCCCTCCTCGACGCGACCGGCGTCGAGGTGATCGAGGCAGGGTTCCCCGCGGTCTCCGCAAAGGAACAGGAGGCCGTGCGGGCGGTCTGCCGGATGGACCTCGGCGCCCGGATCTGTGCGCTCTCCCGCGCGAGAAAGGGTGACGTCGATGCCGCCCTGGACTGCGGTGTCGATATGATCGGGCTCTTTGCCGCCACTTCGGACCTCCATATCAGGACCAAATATAAGAAGAGCCGGGAAGAGGTGATGGCCGAGACCTGTGCGATGATCGAGTACGCCCACGACCACGGAGTCCAGGTACGGTTCGGGGCCGAAGACGCTTCGCGGACCGATCTCAAGGATCTCATCGATGCATACCGACAGGCGACGGAGGCCGGGGCCGACCTCGCCACCTTCGCCGACACCGTGGGGTGCATGACCCCGATGGAGACCTTTGAGCGGATGCAGGCGATCCGCAGGGAGGTCGACCTCCCGCTCTGCATCCACTGTCATGACGACCTCGGGTGCGCCACGGCAAACACCCTCGTCGCCGCGGAGGCCGGGGCCTTCCAGCTCCATACGACGGTCAACGGCCTGGGCGAACGGGCCGGCAACACCCCGCTCGAGGAGGTGCTCGTCGTCCTCGCGACGAAGGCCGGGATCAACCGCTACGACCTCTCGCAGATCGGCGCCCTATCCGACCTGGTCGCCCGGACGTCCGGGGTGGAAGTGGCCAGGAACAAGGCAGTGGTCGGTGCCAACGCCTTTGCCCACGAGAGCGGGATCCATATCGCCGCCCTTCTCGAAGATCCCTCGACCTACGAGTATTACCGTCCGGCGCTGGTGGGGCGGGAGCGGACCTTTGTGCTCGGCAAGCATACGGGACGGCACGCGATCGAGCATGTGGCGGCGTCCCTCGGCTACCACCTGAATGACGAAGGGGTGCGCTGGGTGCTGCATGAAGTGAAACGGCGCAGCGAGGCGAAGTGCAATGTGACGCCCGAGGTGCTCCGGGACCTCCTCTGCACCGCGGTGCGGGGAAGGGAGGTGCGCGGATGA
- a CDS encoding aconitase/3-isopropylmalate dehydratase large subunit family protein gives MSTLSEQILGAPAGEYLDRRVDRAFAHDGTGVLALEAWRAIGSGVFTDSDRRHLIFDHIAPANASLTADLQHELRAFAKEQKVHFSDVGGGVCHQVMAEGCVLPGEVVVGADSHTCTLGALGAFATGVGATDLAGVWATGETWFRVPETTGIFLEGTFSGAVEAKDLALAYVAALGMDGGTYRALEFVGEGAAGLSMADRLTLSNMAVETGAKAGLFYADETTRRYLAGFGHEVEVQRREVDGYPDEVTIDLENLEPLLALPPRVDTVCPVAEKEGVPVDQVFLGTCTCGRYEDLERFAAIVRGKTVKVRTVVVPASRAVLLRAVETGVLTTLVEAGCAVGTPGCGPCLGAHMGVIGEGEVCLSTANRNFRNRMGIGGEIYLASPSTAAATALAGEIASPEGCL, from the coding sequence ATGAGCACGCTCTCAGAGCAGATCCTCGGTGCGCCGGCCGGCGAGTATCTCGACCGGCGGGTGGACCGGGCCTTTGCCCATGACGGCACCGGCGTGCTGGCCCTGGAGGCCTGGCGGGCGATCGGCAGCGGGGTCTTCACCGATTCCGACCGCCGCCATCTCATCTTCGACCACATCGCCCCGGCCAACGCCTCGCTGACCGCCGACCTCCAGCACGAGTTGCGTGCCTTTGCGAAGGAACAGAAGGTCCATTTCTCCGACGTCGGCGGCGGGGTCTGCCACCAGGTGATGGCCGAGGGGTGCGTCCTGCCCGGCGAGGTGGTCGTCGGCGCCGACTCGCACACCTGCACCCTCGGTGCCCTCGGCGCCTTTGCGACCGGGGTCGGGGCGACCGACCTCGCGGGGGTCTGGGCGACCGGGGAGACCTGGTTCCGGGTGCCGGAGACGACCGGGATCTTCCTGGAAGGGACCTTCTCCGGGGCGGTCGAGGCGAAGGACCTCGCCCTTGCCTATGTCGCCGCCCTCGGGATGGACGGCGGGACGTACCGCGCCCTCGAGTTCGTGGGTGAGGGGGCCGCTGGGCTCTCGATGGCCGACCGTCTCACCCTCTCGAACATGGCGGTGGAGACCGGGGCGAAGGCCGGACTCTTCTATGCGGACGAGACGACCAGGCGGTACCTCGCCGGGTTCGGGCACGAGGTCGAGGTCCAGCGTCGGGAGGTCGACGGTTATCCCGACGAGGTCACGATCGACCTCGAGAACCTCGAACCCCTCCTCGCCCTCCCGCCGCGGGTGGACACCGTCTGCCCGGTCGCGGAGAAAGAGGGAGTGCCGGTCGACCAGGTCTTCCTGGGCACCTGCACCTGCGGGCGCTACGAGGACCTGGAACGCTTTGCTGCGATCGTCAGGGGGAAGACGGTGAAGGTGAGGACGGTCGTCGTCCCGGCGTCGAGGGCCGTGCTCCTCAGGGCGGTGGAGACCGGCGTCCTCACCACCCTCGTCGAGGCCGGGTGCGCCGTCGGGACGCCCGGGTGCGGGCCGTGCCTGGGTGCACATATGGGCGTCATCGGGGAGGGGGAGGTCTGCCTCTCGACGGCGAACCGGAACTTCAGGAACCGGATGGGCATCGGCGGCGAGATCTATCTCGCCTCGCCCTCGACCGCGGCGGCGACGGCGCTTGCCGGTGAGATCGCTT